Within Flavobacterium pisciphilum, the genomic segment ATACTGCTATGCTTACAGAAATCCATGCCCAGGTATTGTAATGATATATTCCAGTAAAGTTTCGGATGAGTTTTGCAAAGCCTACTTTAGGAACTTCTTTTATTTCGTCGATAGTTAGCTTTTTTGCAAATTTTAAATTGTTTAACGTCCCAATATCATTAGGTTTCAAGACTAAGGCTTTCTCGTAATTATATATTGCAGGTGCAACTTTATTTAGCTTATAATAACAATTACCTAAATTAAAATACAATTCAGCTGATTGTTTTTTTTCAGTTTTTATAACATTTTCATATTCTTGAACAGCCTGTTCGTATTGCCCTTTTTGATATAAAGCATTTCCTTTTTCAAAGCTATTTTGAGCAAAGAAAACTTGGGATAATAATAAGAATAGATATAAAAGAATGTTTTTCATTTTTAGTGATATGTAATAAGAATTTTAACTTTTTGAATCTCGATTCTGCATAAGCTAAATTTAATTTTTAGCGTGCTTTTGGGTTAAAAACCATTAAACAATTTGTTTTTCTAATTCTGAAATTATCAATACTGCTTTATCAAAATCTTGTTGGATAGAAGCACTAGATGCTGGTGCATATCGTGCAAACTCGCAGTTTTCTGTCAGGTTAATGAAATTCTGAACTGATTCTGGATTTGCTTTTCTAGATAACAAAAGTTCTTTGATATTATCCTTGCTCATTTCTGATGTCTCAATATGTAATTTGGCTTTCAAGAAATTATGCATTGCTTTTTCAAGCGCAATGTAAAAGGCCTCTTTATTATTGATTTGTTTTTTAGCTTGTGATAGATATTTCTTGGCTAGTTTATTATTCATTCTAATTCTGTTTCCAGTGATATCACCATCGATTGCTTCTTTTTTCTTTTTAGCCAAAACAATAATTGGTAAAATTAAGAATGGTACAAATAATAATGCATAATATAAATTAGAACCATAGAAATCATCTTTTGCGACTGAGACGAAATTGCTTTTCAGTTTGATGTATTTGAATTGCTCATTAGCTGATACTTTATTTTTTGCTGTTGGACTAGATGCTACATTAGCGTCTGATGGTGTTGGACCATCAAGAACGTTTACCATTATTTCTGGAGAAGTAATTGTTTTATAGCTTCCTGTATTTAAGTCAAAATATGAGAATTGCATAGGTTTTATGGCATAATTCCCTTTGTATTGTGGTATTATGGTATAGGTATCAGAAATTTTCCCTGACATGCCACTAAGAGTTGTATTTACTTTTTCATCATGTACGGGGTCATACATTTCCAAAGCATTTGGCACAACTGGTTTTGGTAAAGTAAACAGTTTCATGTTTCCGCTACCAGCAGCACTAACTATTAGCTCTAAGCTTTCTCCATTTTTTAATGTTGTTTTAGATGGAGTTACTTTGAAATCAAATCGGCCAACAGCTCCTGAGAATCCTTCTGGTTTGGTGGTTTCAGGAAGTGCTTTTACATAGATTGTTTTTGTACCAGCAGATACACGTTTGTTACCCTCTGTAATTACAACCTGTCCAAACATATTTCTTCGGTTGGTAGGCAATTGTACATCAATATCTAATGATAGTGGTTCGATTACTAGTTTTCCTGATTTCTGAGGATATAATACAGTCTTTCTAAGTACTACATAACGATATCTTTCTCCTTTAAACATACCTTCCTCTGCAACAAGTTGTTTTATGTCGATGTTCTGACTCCAAAAATCATTGTATTTTGGTTTGTCTAATTCTCTCCAACTTGTGATACCAATGTTGTGACTGAAATATAATTTATAAACCACAGTAATAGGTTCATTTATGTAGGGTGTCGTTTTAGAAATGTCTGCTACTAAATATAGATTATCATCAGCAGATATTTGTTGAGGATCATTAGGGTCTCTTTCCTGTGCGACAGCAGCAGTAACATTTATTTTTATTGGCGAAGTTTTGTAAATCTGACCGTTATATTCTATTGCAGCTTGTCTTATTACAAGACTTCCTTTTTGGTTTGGTAATAAAAAATAAGAATAAATTTTTTCAAATGAACTTCTTCCGTTTACCCATGATTGACTGACTTGTTGACTTGGTCCTCCAACAATTCGAAAACCATCAAATGAAGGTTGAACAAAATTATCGCCATCAACGTTCATAATGAAGTCAATTCGAAGTCTTTCGTTTAGACCAAGCGTAGTTTTGCTTACTCTGGCTTCAAATTGTACTTGAGCCATAAGCCCTTGGAAACTTAATAGTAATAGAATTAAATATCTTTTCATTACTTGTTTGTCAGTTTTTTTAACCGTTTGTTTTTAAAAGTTTAATTGTTTAATCGTTTGCTGTGTTCTAATTTTAAATGAACACAGTAAGGATTCATCTTATATTTACCAGTCTTTCTCTGTTTTTTTAGGAGCTCCTTTTACTTTTTGAGCATTTACTTTGTCTTGAATTTTCTTTTCTTCATTATTTACGGCGTCTAGAAGATTCTGTAAACGTTCTTTTGATATTCCTCCAGGTGCAGGTTTTGGCTCTCCTTTGTTATCTTCTTTTTTAGGGTCCCCTTTATCATCTTTTCCGTCTTTTTTATCTTTATTAGGATCGCCCTTGTCATCTTTTTTATCTTTGTCCTTATCGCCTTTGTCGTCTTTTTTGTTTTTATCGCCGTCTTTTTTGTCGTCTTTCTTATCCTTGTCCTTGTCTTTATTCTTGTCTTTGTTTTTATCTTGTTTAGGAGGATTCTCTTTTAGCATTTTCTTTGCCAATGCATAGTTATAACGTGTTTCATCATCAGAAGGATTGTTACGTAATGCATTTTTATAGGCCTCGACTGCTTGACCATAATCTTTCTCTTTCATGAAAACATTTCCAAGGTTATGAAAAGCTTTGTGTTTTTGAGACGGTGTTTTGGCATTTTTTATAGCTTTTGCATAGGCATATTTGGCTTCGCTTGCTTGGTTTTGTTTATAAATAGCATTTCCTAAGTTATAAGGCGCAACGGTACGATTTGGAAATTTAGATTGCGAAACTCTATAATTAGCTTCTGCATCTGCAAATTTATTCTGTGTATATTCTTCATTAGCTTTTGGCAACGCTTTATCCTTTTCTTGAGCCGAAATGGTCAAAGAAAGCGTTAATAAAATATATAGAAGTAAATTTCTCATTCTAATTTTTTTGTTTTTTGTTTCAAAAGATACTAACTGTCTTGAAACAATTATTTTTTTTCGTTAAATAAATTCAACTCTTTTATCCAATTTGTTTTTCTTTCTAATAAGAATAGATCAATGAACAGTAAAATAAATGCAATACCAATAAACCATTGGAACTGTGATTGAAAATCGGCCATTTGTGTAGCTTCAAATTCTGTTTTTTGGATATTGTCTAAAGCATTTTTTACATAATCTAAGACTTCTTTCGTGCTACCGCCATAAACATAGCCCCCTTTAGTTGCTTTCGCAATAGCTTTTAAGCCTTCTTGATTTAGTTTTGTTATAACAATTTGGTTATTGTTATCTCTTTGAAAACGTTCGACAACACCATTTTTTTTCAATGGGATTGTAGCTCCTTTTTCAGTTCCAATACCAATAGTAATGATTTTCATTCCTAATTTGTTGGCTTCTTCAGCTGCGGCTTCGGCTCCTTCAGAATGATCTTCACCATCAGAAATCAAAATTAAGAGTTTGCTTGTTTTGCTTTTTTCGTCAAAATAAGTTGCTGATAATCGTATAGCTTCGTCAAGAGATGTTCCTTGTGATGAAACCATATCTGGACTCATACTTTGCAAGAACATTTTGGCAACGCTATAGTCGGTGGTAATTGGTAAAACTGGAAATGCGCTTCCTGCGTAGGCTACAATTCCGATTCGGTCATTCCCTAACTGGTTGACGATTTGTGAAACTAGTTGTTTACTTTTTTCTAAACGACTTGGAGCGACATCTTCTGCGAGCATACTTTTAGAAACGTCTACTGCAAACACAATATCGATTCCTTCTCGTTTCACAGTTTCCATTTTTGTTCCAATTTTTGGATTAACCAATCCTAAAATTAGTGTTGCTAAAGCCAAAAGGATAACTCCTAATTTTAAAAATGGTTTAAAAACAGAATGCTCAGGAGTTAGTTTTTTTACTAATTCCAAATCTCCAAATTCACGTTGTTTTTTTCTTTTCCAGTACATATTGAAAAAGAAAATGCAAGCCAAAATTGGAAGCAGTATAAGAAGGTATAAATATTTTTTTTCGTCTAATTCCATTTTTTAATTCTAGTTTTCACTTTCAATCAATGCCTTTGTTAATTCTTTAAAAACTGTGACTGAAAACGGTAACATTATATAAAGCTTCTGTAAACAGTATTTCGTAATCCAATTTCCAATAATAGCAATATACCTGCTAGTATTACAAAAGGGCGGAATTTTTCATCGTAATCATAGAATTTTAATTCTTCGATTTCGGTTGTTTCCAGTTTATTAATCTCATTATAAATAGAGGCTAGTTTTTCATTACTTGTAGCTCTAAAATATTTTCCTCCAGTTTTGTTTGCAATAGTTTTCATCATTTGCTCATCAATTTCTACTTTCATCATTCTAAATAGAAACTGTCCATTAGGAGCAATTGCATACGGGAATTCGGCCATTCCATTAGTTCCAATTCCAATTGTGTATACTTTGATTCCGTACTGTTTTGCAATATCTGCTGCAGTATCGGGTTCAATAAATCCTGCGTTATTAACACCATCTGTCATTAAGATAATCACCTTGCTTTTGGCTTTACTATCTTTAAGTCTGTTTACGGCTGTTGCTAGTCCCATTCCGATTCCTGTTCCATCTACCAAAACATTGTCGTACTTTATACTTTTAATAGCTTCAAGTATAATTGCTTTATCACTTGTTACAGGTATTTTAGTATAGGCTTCAGATGCATATAAAACAATTCCAATTCTGTCATTTGGTCTTTCAACCACAAATTCAGAAGCTAATTTTTTAAGTGCTTGCATACGATCTGGCTTTAAATCTCGAGCAAGCATACTTCCAGAAACGTCTATAGACATTACAATATCTATTCCTTTTGTTGTTTTTGTCTTGTTGCTTACATCTACCGTTCTAGGTCTTGCAAGTGCAATTATCAATGAACTTAATGCTAAAATTCGAAATACGCCCAAAAATGGTTTTAGTTTTGCCAGCAATGATTCTGAGGATTTAAAACCTTGCAATGAACTCATTTTTAACGTTGCCGATTGCTGATTTCTTTTCCAGAATAACCAAGCAATTGCAATGGGAATCAAAAGAAACAACCAGAAAAACTCAGGGTTTAAAAAAGTTATTTTATCCATTAATTAGTTGCTTTTTTTAGTTCTACTGAGTTTAATATGCGGTCTGCAATATCATTAGCATAAGTGTCTCCCTCTTCGTGGAAAATCATTATTTGTTGTAACCCGCCTTCTTGGCTAAATAAAAGAATCTCGTAATACATTTTGGTGCTTGATTTGCTGCCTTCATCTATACTAGAGAATGTTCCATATCCTTTGATTCCACGAATTCCTTCTTTAGTTTCAAAGTCTTCTTCTTTTACAATCATGTTTCGAGCTCCTTGAGCTTCGATAGTTTTGAGGGTAACTTCTAGTGATTTTGATAAATCAATTTGAGTTTCTTTTTTGTATTTTAAAGTAGAAATCATCAATGAGAAATTATCTACTAAGCTTCCATATCCAAAAGATTGCATTTCTTTAATTAGGGCTAAACCTTCTTTCGGTAAGGTTTTGGTTAAATCCATTCGTTTTAAAACCTTTGGAGTCTCAATCAATATACCTGGATTTCCATATTCACTTTTTACCCATTCGCCTTCTAATAGTTCTTTAGATGGATGTCCTATGATATTGTCTTTTACATAAGTAAAGCCTTTAGTCGCGATAAAATAGCCAGTTACAACAATTATCAAGAATAAAACTGCTGCTACAGATAAAGCAATGCGTTTGTTGCGTTTTTTTAGTAATTGAAGTTTTATTTGTTTTTGTCTTTGAGCTTCATTTAATAAAGTGTCTTCTTCAACAACTACTTCAACAGGAATTGCACTGTCAAGAGTAAGAATTACTTTTTGAATTTTATTTCGGTCATCAGTAATTTCAAAATCTAATGGTTTAGATTTTGCAAATTTTACTAAATCGGCTTGTTTTAGTACTCGTTCTAAGTTTTCGACAGTCTCGGGTGTTAGTGTCATTTTCTTTTTTACAGAAGCTGCTCTAATACCTTGTATTAATTCAGAAGTAGTGCTTTCCATTGCAGGAATTTCTATTGCTTCCTCAATGTAATTTCTAGCGATATCGGTTAATTCACTATAATATGCTTTGACTTCACCTTTTTGCCAAAGTTCTTTTTTCTCTAATGTATTAAGTAAACTAGTTGCTTTCTCGATAGGAGTTTTATAAATTTCTTCTTCGATTTTTTTCTGTTGTCTTTTTTTGATCAACCAATATACTAAAGCACCAATTCCTAAAATTAAAACGAGAGCCAAAAGGTATTTCCACCAGTCGCCAATCTCATCTTCAACTTTAGTAATGTCTTTAATGTCATACATTTTTTGTTGTAAAGTGTCTACCTTCACATTTGCAACTTCTACTCGAATAGAATCAGATAGGTAAGGTTTTTTATCAATAAGGATTTGAATGCTTGGAATCGTATATCTTCCAGAATCAAATTGTGTTAAGCCATATTTTTTAATCAATTCATAACGATCATCTTTTTTGACAGTATCAATTGGATATGATTTAATTACCTCAAGTGGGCCAATAGTTTTAAGTTTAGGAAAAACAACTTTCGACTTAGAGTCGACCGTAGTTTTAAGTGTTAACTTAAATTCAGCTCCAATTTTATTTTTAGTAGTATCTATGCTAGTCTCAATTTGTTTTTGTTGTGCAAAAACAGTTGCAGAGAGCAAGAATAAAAATATGTAAAGTTTTAATTTCATTTGATTAACGATTTCAGATTTTAGTCTAAAATGAATGCTTAAATAGGAACATTAATGTTACAGGTTTAAGCGAATTTTATTTTTTAATTTTTGTCTTCAGATTTTGTTTAAATCTAAGAAGTCTAATAATCCAATTTCTTTATCTCGATTTAAAATAGCCTAATAATTTGGTTACATAACTTTCATCAACACGAGTATTTACAACACCAGCACCCGATTTACTAAAAGTTTCTTTAAAATAATTTACTTTACTATGGTAATGTTTTTCATAGTTAGTACGTATTGTTTTTGAGCCAGTATTGATTAATTGCGTTTTGCCAGTTTCGGCATCAAGCATAGAAACCATTCCGATATTTGGTATTTTTTCTTCTCGTATGTCATATACTCGAATGCCAGTAATATCGTGTTTTTTGGAAGCAATTTTCAATGTATGTTCATAATCATCAGACATGAAATCAGAAATCATAAAAACAATCGCTTTCTTTTTTTGTGTACCCGATAAAAATTTTAATGCCTGAGCAACATCAGTTTTATGACTTTTAGGCTCAAATTCGATTAATTCACGGATGATACGTAATACGTGAGATCTTCCTTTTTTAGGTGGAATATACAATTCGATTACATCCGAAAATAAAATCAAGCCTATTTTATCATTGTTTTGTGTTGCCGAGAACGCCATTGTTGCGGCAATTTCGGTTACGATATCTTTTTTAAACTGACTTTTTGAACCAAAATTTTCAGAACCCGAAATGTCTACCATAAGTACCATGGTAAGCTCGCGTTCTTCTTCAAAAACTTTTACGTGAGCTTCATTATAACGTGCAGTTACGTTCCAATCGATAGCACGTATGTCATCACCATATTGGTATTGACGCACTTCGCTAAAAGTCATTCCTCGTCCTTTAAATGAAGAATGATACTCCCCCGAAAAGATATGATTGCTCAATCTTTTGGTTTTTATTTCTATTTTACGTACTTTTTTTAACAGGTCTTTTGTATCCATTTTTTTAGTTTTCAGTCGCAGTTTTCAGTCTCAATAAGTTTTAATTTCTTTACTGAGAATGAAAACCGAAAACTATTTTTTAAGGTACTTCAATTTCGTTTACAATTTTATTGATGATGTCTACAGAAGTTATATTTTCAGCCTCTGCTTCGTAAGTGATACCTACTCTGTGACGTAATACATCGTGTACAACTGCACGAACATCTTCCGGTATTACATATCCACGACGTTTAATAAAAGCGTAACATTTAGCAGCATTGGCTAAGTTGATACTTCCACGTGGAGATGCTCCAAAACTGATAAGTGGTTTTAAATCGGCTAGTTTGTATTTTTCAGGGTAACGTGTTGCGAAAATAATATCTAGAATATATTTCTCTATCTTTTCGTCCATATAAACTTCACGAACAGCTTCTTGTGCACGTAAAATTTGGTCTACAGAAACAACAGGGTTTACTTTTTCGTAACTTCCTTTTAGATTCTGACGAATTACTAAACGCTCTTCATCCATTTTTGGATAGTCAATTACAGTTTTAAGCATAAAACGATCGACTTGCGCTTCTGGAAGTTGGTATGTTCCTTCTTGTTCAACAGGGTTTTGAGTTGCTAGTACTAAAAACGGACGATCTAGTTTAAAAGTAGTGTCCCCAATGGTAACTTGTTTTTCTTGCATCGCCTCCAAAAGTGCTGATTGTACTTTGGCTGGAGCACGGTTAATTTCATCGGCAAGGACAAAATTAGCGAAGATTGGTCCTTTTTTGATAGAAAATTCATTTTGCTTAATGTTGTAAATCATCGTACCAACAACATCGGCAGGTAATAAGTCGGGTGTAAATTGAATACGGCTGAACGAACCTTGCACTGCCTGTGACAGTGTATTTATGGCAAGAGTTTTTGCTAATCCAGGAACTCCCTCTAGCAAAATATGGCCTTGACCAAGAAGTCCAATTAACAAACGTTCGACCATATGTTTCTGACCCACAATAACTTTGTTCATTTCCATTGTGAGAAGGTCTATAAAAGCACTTTCTCTTTCGATTTTTTCATTGATCGCTCTAATGTCTAAAGTCGTTGTATTTTCTTCCATATAAATATTTTTAAAACCTTGAATTTAATGCCTTACTTTTGAGAGTGCAAATTGAATATTTTTTGAGAAGTAAGATGTTAAAGAATGGTTAAAACTTCAGACAAAGCTCTAATTTTAAGGACGAATTGTGATTCTATTTTTATATTTTTAAGAACTTTGATGATTATGCTTTAGAAAGCAAGATTTATTACTACAAATAATGTTATATTACCATGAGCAAAACACTATTATCGCCTATAATTGTGGGCACTATGAATTGGGGAGTTTGGGATAAAAACCTGAGTCCAAACGAAATGGAAAATCTTATCCAAGTATGTTTAGAGAATAAAATAAGCACCTTTGACCTTGCTGATATTTATGGTTCCTATACCACCGAAGCTGATTTTGGAAAAGCATTCGCGGCAAGTAAAATCTCAAGAGAGAAATTACAACTGATTTCTAAGTGTGGAATTCAGATGATAGCCGAAAATAGAAAAAATACAATTAAGCATTACGACTATTCGAAAGAATATATCATTTGGTCTGTAGAAAATTCTTTGAAGAATCTAAAAACTGATTATTTAGATGTTTTTTTACTACATAGACCTAGCCCTTTAATGCAAGCTGATGAAATCGCTGAAGCTATTGAAAAGCTTAGAACAGAGGGTAAAATTGTTGATTTTGGATTGTCAAATTTTACAACTTCACAGACAGAATTAATTCGTCAAAAAATAGAGGTTAGTTATAATCAAGTGCAATTCTCGGCTACAAATTTTGAACCGATGGTAGACGGTAGTTTTGATTATATGCAAATGCACGGAATTCGTCCGATGTCTTGGAATCCATTAGGTACTATTTTTAGAGAAGACAATAAAAAAACAAGAAGATTAAAGAAATTATTGGCAACATTGGTTTCTAAATATAGCTTAGGTTCAGATACTATTT encodes:
- a CDS encoding tetratricopeptide repeat protein; translation: MKNILLYLFLLLSQVFFAQNSFEKGNALYQKGQYEQAVQEYENVIKTEKKQSAELYFNLGNCYYKLNKVAPAIYNYEKALVLKPNDIGTLNNLKFAKKLTIDEIKEVPKVGFAKLIRNFTGIYHYNTWAWISVSIAVLFLLFFIGYYFSQRTRTKRVYFIGMFLILLALLVSIISGFLEKSHFDNERPAIVFSEIAEVRSEPQKAGSPILTLHEGAKVYVKQSLQNWKKIELTDGTEGWIESSAVKEVK
- a CDS encoding BatD family protein — its product is MKRYLILLLLSFQGLMAQVQFEARVSKTTLGLNERLRIDFIMNVDGDNFVQPSFDGFRIVGGPSQQVSQSWVNGRSSFEKIYSYFLLPNQKGSLVIRQAAIEYNGQIYKTSPIKINVTAAVAQERDPNDPQQISADDNLYLVADISKTTPYINEPITVVYKLYFSHNIGITSWRELDKPKYNDFWSQNIDIKQLVAEEGMFKGERYRYVVLRKTVLYPQKSGKLVIEPLSLDIDVQLPTNRRNMFGQVVITEGNKRVSAGTKTIYVKALPETTKPEGFSGAVGRFDFKVTPSKTTLKNGESLELIVSAAGSGNMKLFTLPKPVVPNALEMYDPVHDEKVNTTLSGMSGKISDTYTIIPQYKGNYAIKPMQFSYFDLNTGSYKTITSPEIMVNVLDGPTPSDANVASSPTAKNKVSANEQFKYIKLKSNFVSVAKDDFYGSNLYYALLFVPFLILPIIVLAKKKKEAIDGDITGNRIRMNNKLAKKYLSQAKKQINNKEAFYIALEKAMHNFLKAKLHIETSEMSKDNIKELLLSRKANPESVQNFINLTENCEFARYAPASSASIQQDFDKAVLIISELEKQIV
- a CDS encoding tetratricopeptide repeat protein codes for the protein MRNLLLYILLTLSLTISAQEKDKALPKANEEYTQNKFADAEANYRVSQSKFPNRTVAPYNLGNAIYKQNQASEAKYAYAKAIKNAKTPSQKHKAFHNLGNVFMKEKDYGQAVEAYKNALRNNPSDDETRYNYALAKKMLKENPPKQDKNKDKNKDKDKDKKDDKKDGDKNKKDDKGDKDKDKKDDKGDPNKDKKDGKDDKGDPKKEDNKGEPKPAPGGISKERLQNLLDAVNNEEKKIQDKVNAQKVKGAPKKTEKDW
- a CDS encoding VWA domain-containing protein, producing MELDEKKYLYLLILLPILACIFFFNMYWKRKKQREFGDLELVKKLTPEHSVFKPFLKLGVILLALATLILGLVNPKIGTKMETVKREGIDIVFAVDVSKSMLAEDVAPSRLEKSKQLVSQIVNQLGNDRIGIVAYAGSAFPVLPITTDYSVAKMFLQSMSPDMVSSQGTSLDEAIRLSATYFDEKSKTSKLLILISDGEDHSEGAEAAAEEANKLGMKIITIGIGTEKGATIPLKKNGVVERFQRDNNNQIVITKLNQEGLKAIAKATKGGYVYGGSTKEVLDYVKNALDNIQKTEFEATQMADFQSQFQWFIGIAFILLFIDLFLLERKTNWIKELNLFNEKK
- a CDS encoding vWA domain-containing protein, coding for MDKITFLNPEFFWLFLLIPIAIAWLFWKRNQQSATLKMSSLQGFKSSESLLAKLKPFLGVFRILALSSLIIALARPRTVDVSNKTKTTKGIDIVMSIDVSGSMLARDLKPDRMQALKKLASEFVVERPNDRIGIVLYASEAYTKIPVTSDKAIILEAIKSIKYDNVLVDGTGIGMGLATAVNRLKDSKAKSKVIILMTDGVNNAGFIEPDTAADIAKQYGIKVYTIGIGTNGMAEFPYAIAPNGQFLFRMMKVEIDEQMMKTIANKTGGKYFRATSNEKLASIYNEINKLETTEIEELKFYDYDEKFRPFVILAGILLLLEIGLRNTVYRSFI
- a CDS encoding DUF58 domain-containing protein yields the protein MDTKDLLKKVRKIEIKTKRLSNHIFSGEYHSSFKGRGMTFSEVRQYQYGDDIRAIDWNVTARYNEAHVKVFEEERELTMVLMVDISGSENFGSKSQFKKDIVTEIAATMAFSATQNNDKIGLILFSDVIELYIPPKKGRSHVLRIIRELIEFEPKSHKTDVAQALKFLSGTQKKKAIVFMISDFMSDDYEHTLKIASKKHDITGIRVYDIREEKIPNIGMVSMLDAETGKTQLINTGSKTIRTNYEKHYHSKVNYFKETFSKSGAGVVNTRVDESYVTKLLGYFKSR
- a CDS encoding AAA family ATPase encodes the protein MEENTTTLDIRAINEKIERESAFIDLLTMEMNKVIVGQKHMVERLLIGLLGQGHILLEGVPGLAKTLAINTLSQAVQGSFSRIQFTPDLLPADVVGTMIYNIKQNEFSIKKGPIFANFVLADEINRAPAKVQSALLEAMQEKQVTIGDTTFKLDRPFLVLATQNPVEQEGTYQLPEAQVDRFMLKTVIDYPKMDEERLVIRQNLKGSYEKVNPVVSVDQILRAQEAVREVYMDEKIEKYILDIIFATRYPEKYKLADLKPLISFGASPRGSINLANAAKCYAFIKRRGYVIPEDVRAVVHDVLRHRVGITYEAEAENITSVDIINKIVNEIEVP
- a CDS encoding aldo/keto reductase, yielding MSKTLLSPIIVGTMNWGVWDKNLSPNEMENLIQVCLENKISTFDLADIYGSYTTEADFGKAFAASKISREKLQLISKCGIQMIAENRKNTIKHYDYSKEYIIWSVENSLKNLKTDYLDVFLLHRPSPLMQADEIAEAIEKLRTEGKIVDFGLSNFTTSQTELIRQKIEVSYNQVQFSATNFEPMVDGSFDYMQMHGIRPMSWNPLGTIFREDNKKTRRLKKLLATLVSKYSLGSDTILLSWILSHPAKAIPIAGTVNVARIQALMKAVELQLEKEDWFAIWTESMGDDVP